CTGGCCTTCCCGTACGCCTCCGCCGCGCCCGGTGTCTCCGACGACCCCACCAACCCGCTGTTCGCGGAGTACGGCTACAACGAGCTCAAGGGCAAGCTGCGGGCACACCCGCTGGTGGCGGAGCGCCACCACGGCGACTTGCTGACTCCGGCCTGACTCACTCACCCGAGGAGCGCGGGCGACCGGCCACATACGGCCCGCAGCCGCCCGCGCCCCCCAGGCACCCTCTCAGTGAGCGATGTCCTCGTATCCCGGGACGTCCTGCGGCGTACGCGACCCCGGCCCCACGTACCGCGCGGAGGGCCGCACGAGCCGCCCCGTCCGCTTCTGTTCCAGGATGTGCGCCGACCAGCCGGCCGTGCGCGCGCACGTGAACATCGACGTGAACATGTGGGCCGGCACCTCGGCGAAGTCGAGGACGATGGCCGCCCAGAACTCGACGTTGGTCGCGAGCACCCGGTCGGGGCGGCGGGCGTGCAGTTCGGCCAGGGCCGCCTTCTCCAGGGCTTCGGCGACCTCGAAGCGGGGCGCGCCCAGCTCACGGGCCGTGCGCCGCAGCACGCGCGCGCGGGGGTCCTCGGCGCGGTAGACGCGGTGGCCGAAGCCCATCAGGCGCTCGCCCTTGTCGAGGGCCTGCTTGACGTAGGCGTCGGCGTCGCCGGTGCGCTCGATCTCCTCGATCATGTGCAGGACACGGGAGGGGGCGCCGCCGTGCAGCGGGCCGGACATGGCTCCCACGGCGCCCGAGAGGGCGGCGGCGACGTCCGCGCCGGTGGAGGCGATGACGCGGGCCGTGAAGGTGGAGGCGTTCATGCCGTGCTCGGCGGCGGACGTCCAGTAGGCGTCGACCGCGGCGACGTGCTTGGGGTCGGGTTCACCGCGCCAGCGGATCATGAAGCGTTCGACGACGGACTGGGCCTTGTCGATCTCGCTCTGCGGGACCATGGGGCGGCCCTGGCCGCGGGCGGACTGGGCGACGTACGACAGGGCCATGACGGCCGCCCGGGCGAGGTCGTCGCGGGCCTGGGCCTCGTCGATGTCGAGGAGGGGTTTCAGGCCCCAGACGGGGGCGAGCATCGCGAGTGCGGACTGGACGTCCACGCGGATGTCTCCGGAGTGCACGGGGATCGGGAAGGGCTCGGCGGGCGGCAGGCCGGGGCGGAAGGCGCCGTCGACGAGCAGGCCCCAGACGTTGCCGAACGAGACGTTGCCGACGAGGTCCTCGATGTCGACGCCCCGGTACCGCAGGGCGCCGCCTTCCTTGTCCGGTTCGGCGATCTCCGTCTCGAACGCGACGATTCCTTCGAGGCCAGGTACGAAACCGGGGTCGAGGTCGGACATCAGGCGGCTCCTCATGATGTGTGCGACGGGTGTCGGGGGCGGTGTGGGGGCGACCGGCGGAGGGGACGGCTCCGGATGGTCGGTCGGCCCTGTGATGCCCCGTACGGCGGGTGGTCACCCCACCGCGGCGACATCTGCACCATATCCCCG
Above is a window of Streptomyces sp. NBC_00490 DNA encoding:
- a CDS encoding citrate synthase 2 → MSDLDPGFVPGLEGIVAFETEIAEPDKEGGALRYRGVDIEDLVGNVSFGNVWGLLVDGAFRPGLPPAEPFPIPVHSGDIRVDVQSALAMLAPVWGLKPLLDIDEAQARDDLARAAVMALSYVAQSARGQGRPMVPQSEIDKAQSVVERFMIRWRGEPDPKHVAAVDAYWTSAAEHGMNASTFTARVIASTGADVAAALSGAVGAMSGPLHGGAPSRVLHMIEEIERTGDADAYVKQALDKGERLMGFGHRVYRAEDPRARVLRRTARELGAPRFEVAEALEKAALAELHARRPDRVLATNVEFWAAIVLDFAEVPAHMFTSMFTCARTAGWSAHILEQKRTGRLVRPSARYVGPGSRTPQDVPGYEDIAH